From Variovorax sp. PMC12, the proteins below share one genomic window:
- a CDS encoding electron transfer flavoprotein subunit alpha/FixB family protein, with translation MTALVIAEHDHASIKPATLNTVTAALACGGEVHVLVAGANAAEAAKAAAQIAGVTKVIAADSPSLAENLAENVAAQVLAIASNYSHILFPSTANGKNVAPRVAAKLDVAQISDITKVDSPDTFERPIYAGNAIATVQSSDATKVITVRTTGFDAAAATGGSATVETAEGVADSGKSSFVGREVTKSDRPELTAAKIIVSGGRALGSAEKFTEVMTPLADKLNAGLGASRAAVDAGYAPNDWQVGQTGKIVAPQLYIAAGISGAIQHLAGMKDSKVIVAINKDEEAPIFSVADYGLVADLFVAVPELVKAL, from the coding sequence ATGACCGCACTTGTTATTGCCGAACACGACCACGCCAGCATCAAGCCGGCGACCCTGAACACCGTGACCGCAGCGCTGGCTTGCGGCGGTGAAGTGCACGTGCTGGTGGCAGGCGCCAATGCCGCCGAAGCCGCCAAGGCCGCCGCCCAGATCGCAGGCGTGACCAAGGTCATCGCCGCAGACAGCCCCAGCCTGGCCGAGAACCTCGCCGAGAACGTCGCAGCCCAGGTGCTGGCGATCGCATCCAACTACAGCCACATCCTGTTCCCCTCGACCGCCAACGGCAAGAACGTCGCACCGCGCGTGGCCGCCAAGCTGGACGTGGCCCAGATCAGCGACATCACCAAGGTCGACAGCCCCGACACCTTCGAGCGCCCGATCTACGCCGGCAACGCGATTGCCACGGTGCAGAGCAGCGACGCCACCAAGGTGATCACCGTGCGCACGACCGGCTTCGACGCCGCAGCCGCCACCGGTGGCAGCGCAACCGTCGAAACCGCTGAAGGCGTGGCAGACAGCGGCAAGAGCAGCTTCGTTGGCCGTGAAGTGACCAAGAGCGACCGCCCCGAGCTGACGGCCGCCAAGATCATCGTCTCCGGTGGCCGTGCGCTGGGCAGCGCCGAGAAGTTCACCGAAGTGATGACGCCGCTGGCCGACAAGCTGAACGCGGGCCTGGGCGCCAGCCGCGCGGCGGTGGATGCGGGCTACGCACCGAACGACTGGCAAGTGGGCCAGACGGGCAAGATCGTCGCGCCGCAGCTGTACATCGCGGCGGGCATCTCGGGCGCGATCCAGCATCTGGCCGGCATGAAGGACTCGAAGGTCATCGTCGCGATCAACAAGGACGAAGAGGCGCCGATCTTCTCGGTGGCCGACTACGGCCTGGTGGCCGACCTGTTCGTGGCAGTGCCCGAACTGGTGAAGGCGCTGTAA
- a CDS encoding NAD(P)H-dependent flavin oxidoreductase yields the protein MKTRITELLGIRYPIIQGGMQWVGRAELAAAVSNAGGLGIVTALTQPTPDDLRNEIARTRALTDKPFGVNLTILPAVKPPPYAEYVQAIIDSGVKIVETAGNSPKDFIEALKRHDVKIVHKCTSVRHALSAERNGVDAVSVDGFECAGHPGEDDVPGLVLLPIAARKLRIPIIASGGIADGRGMAAALALGAEGINMGTRFCVTKEAPIHDNIKQALVDATERDTKLMFRTMRNTARVFRNAISEEVVATENRPGGCEFEEVRPLVAGARGRAALESGEVQNGVVSAGQCIGLIDDIPTCAELLERMVRECREHLERARSLMG from the coding sequence ATGAAGACCCGCATCACCGAACTGCTCGGCATTCGCTACCCCATCATCCAGGGCGGCATGCAATGGGTGGGCCGTGCCGAGCTGGCCGCGGCCGTGTCGAACGCCGGCGGCCTGGGCATCGTGACCGCGCTCACGCAGCCCACGCCCGACGACCTGCGCAACGAGATCGCGCGCACGCGCGCGCTCACGGACAAGCCCTTCGGCGTGAACCTCACGATCCTGCCGGCGGTGAAGCCGCCGCCGTATGCGGAGTACGTGCAGGCCATCATCGACAGCGGCGTGAAGATCGTGGAGACCGCGGGCAACAGCCCGAAGGACTTCATCGAAGCGCTGAAGCGGCATGACGTGAAGATCGTGCACAAGTGCACCTCGGTGCGCCATGCGCTGTCGGCGGAGCGCAATGGCGTGGACGCGGTGTCGGTGGACGGTTTCGAATGCGCGGGCCATCCCGGCGAAGACGACGTGCCCGGCCTGGTGCTGCTGCCGATTGCGGCGCGCAAGCTGCGCATTCCGATCATCGCGTCGGGCGGCATCGCCGATGGTCGCGGCATGGCCGCGGCGCTGGCGCTGGGCGCCGAGGGCATCAACATGGGCACGCGCTTCTGCGTGACCAAGGAAGCGCCCATTCACGACAACATCAAGCAGGCGCTGGTGGATGCGACCGAGCGCGACACGAAGCTGATGTTCCGCACGATGCGCAACACCGCGCGCGTGTTCCGCAACGCGATTTCCGAAGAGGTGGTGGCCACGGAGAACCGGCCCGGCGGTTGCGAGTTCGAGGAAGTGCGGCCGCTGGTGGCCGGTGCGCGCGGCCGTGCGGCGCTGGAGTCTGGCGAGGTGCAGAACGGTGTGGTGTCTGCGGGGCAGTGCATCGGGCTGATCGACGACATTCCTACCTGCGCCGAGTTGCTGGAGCGCATGGTGCGTGAGTGCCGGGAGCATCTGGAGCGGGCGCGGTCCTTGATGGGCTGA
- a CDS encoding DUF5655 domain-containing protein produces MSDIKLFRLNSGRAFELQGDASDLEKPLQTLIEANLDTLLGIRFLATEYSTGKTHAGRIDSLGLDENNCPVILEYKRSVGENVINQGLFYLDWLMDHQAEFKLLVMDKLGNPAADAIDWTAPRLVCIAADFTKYDGHAVQQINRNIELIRYRRFGEELLLLEQANATSANGGRASVAKTAKSPKSALTEAVAAKPVTGDRSFAEWLPLLTPHLSELMASLEGHVLSLGDDVQRKELKLYVAFKRLKNFATVVPQKARLLLYLHVDPAQVLPLPSNGRDVRQQGHWGTGDLELSLASQSDLDAAKPLILLAYEGRAMGTVTSSGS; encoded by the coding sequence GTGAGCGACATCAAACTCTTCCGCCTCAACTCCGGCCGCGCCTTCGAGCTGCAAGGCGACGCCTCCGACCTCGAGAAGCCGCTCCAGACTCTGATCGAGGCCAACCTCGACACCCTGCTCGGCATTCGTTTCCTGGCCACCGAATACTCCACCGGGAAGACGCACGCTGGCCGCATCGACTCGCTGGGTCTGGACGAGAACAACTGCCCGGTAATCCTGGAATACAAGCGGTCGGTCGGCGAGAACGTCATCAACCAGGGCCTGTTCTACCTGGACTGGCTGATGGACCATCAGGCCGAGTTCAAGCTGTTGGTGATGGACAAGCTGGGCAATCCGGCGGCCGATGCCATCGACTGGACGGCGCCGCGCCTGGTTTGCATCGCGGCTGACTTCACCAAGTACGACGGCCATGCGGTGCAGCAGATCAATCGCAATATCGAGCTGATCCGCTACCGGCGCTTTGGCGAAGAACTGCTACTGCTGGAGCAGGCCAACGCCACCAGCGCGAACGGCGGCCGTGCGTCGGTGGCCAAGACCGCGAAATCGCCAAAGTCTGCGCTTACGGAGGCCGTTGCGGCGAAGCCGGTGACGGGAGACCGGTCGTTTGCCGAATGGCTGCCCTTGCTTACGCCCCACTTGAGCGAGTTGATGGCGTCGCTGGAGGGGCATGTGCTTTCGCTGGGCGACGACGTGCAACGTAAAGAGCTGAAGTTGTACGTGGCCTTCAAGCGCTTGAAGAACTTTGCCACCGTGGTGCCGCAGAAGGCGCGCTTGCTTCTGTACCTGCACGTCGACCCAGCCCAGGTGCTGCCGCTACCGTCGAACGGGCGGGATGTCAGGCAGCAAGGGCATTGGGGAACGGGTGACCTGGAACTGTCCCTCGCATCGCAGTCGGATCTGGATGCAGCGAAGCCGCTGATCCTGTTGGCGTATGAGGGCCGTGCGATGGGTACTGTGACTTCTTCAGGCAGTTGA
- a CDS encoding AAA family ATPase, producing the protein MRLDKVFIDGFKNLKQLEVDFDESHLTTVLIGQNGAGKSNLIEAIAQVFRWMDLRRHEPRFRYRVEYRIQPPGRTVAEPPRVCLSNVPGEPPVRVDGREVKRSEFEKRKVELFPDLVFGYYSGGSRRLEALFDSHQRRYYDDIKLEDDPAKVAQAQVARRLFYCRPIHGVLALLALFAFPAPKVKAELADRLGITGFHSLLALFREPWFAKGKRASAEDLWGAGGPAGRAAHRFKELAFHPFALDGNAVDDYRDKKQVEPQFAAFLPSIERLKQLAQQFKDERETFYALEAMDISDLVREIQVWVTRSNDVSGDVGFADLSDGERQLLMVLGLIRVSRGKRSLFLLDEPDTHLNPHWQHSYLKLIEDWTDIAAEKEHCHIVLTSHNPLTVSALSRDEVRVIVQADDGRVTAAAPYADPRGMGFTATLTEIFGLATSLDVETQRLVDERNELVQLVERGDEQQRRLIALNDQLARLGFLNEDREPLYQDFLRAWHDLRYADRPPLSPADVEARQRAMKTLIQKLTISEAKQ; encoded by the coding sequence ATGCGGCTGGATAAGGTTTTCATTGATGGCTTCAAGAACCTGAAGCAGTTGGAGGTGGACTTCGACGAGAGCCATCTCACCACGGTGCTTATCGGCCAGAACGGCGCTGGAAAATCCAACCTCATCGAGGCCATCGCGCAGGTCTTTCGTTGGATGGACCTGCGGCGCCACGAGCCGCGCTTTCGCTACCGGGTGGAATACCGCATTCAGCCCCCAGGCCGAACCGTTGCCGAACCGCCGCGCGTATGCCTGAGCAATGTGCCGGGCGAGCCGCCCGTGCGCGTAGATGGCCGCGAAGTCAAGCGTTCCGAATTCGAGAAGCGCAAGGTCGAATTGTTTCCAGACCTGGTGTTTGGCTACTACTCCGGCGGCAGCCGACGGCTGGAGGCGTTGTTTGACAGCCACCAGCGACGCTACTACGACGACATTAAGCTCGAAGATGACCCGGCAAAGGTGGCGCAGGCGCAGGTGGCCCGGCGCCTGTTCTATTGCCGGCCCATCCACGGCGTTCTGGCGCTGCTGGCACTGTTCGCTTTCCCGGCCCCAAAGGTCAAAGCCGAGTTGGCCGACAGGCTGGGCATCACCGGGTTCCATTCGCTTCTGGCCCTGTTTCGTGAACCCTGGTTTGCCAAGGGCAAGCGCGCCAGCGCCGAAGATCTGTGGGGGGCCGGTGGGCCTGCCGGTCGGGCGGCGCACCGCTTCAAGGAGCTAGCCTTCCACCCGTTCGCGCTCGACGGCAATGCTGTGGACGACTACCGCGACAAGAAGCAGGTCGAGCCGCAGTTCGCAGCCTTCCTGCCATCGATCGAGCGGCTGAAGCAACTTGCCCAGCAGTTCAAGGACGAACGCGAGACGTTCTACGCTCTGGAGGCGATGGACATCTCTGACCTGGTGCGCGAGATCCAGGTGTGGGTGACGCGCAGCAACGACGTCAGCGGCGATGTGGGCTTTGCCGACCTGTCTGACGGAGAGCGGCAGTTGCTAATGGTGCTGGGCCTGATCCGGGTCTCGCGCGGCAAGCGTTCGCTGTTCCTGCTGGACGAGCCTGATACGCACCTCAACCCGCATTGGCAGCACAGTTACTTGAAGCTGATCGAAGACTGGACGGACATCGCCGCGGAGAAAGAGCACTGCCACATCGTGCTGACTTCGCATAACCCGTTGACAGTTTCGGCGCTGTCGCGCGATGAAGTACGTGTGATCGTTCAGGCTGACGACGGCCGCGTTACTGCCGCCGCACCGTATGCAGACCCGCGCGGCATGGGCTTCACAGCGACACTCACCGAGATCTTCGGCTTGGCGACGAGTCTGGATGTCGAGACCCAGCGTCTGGTGGATGAGCGCAACGAGTTGGTTCAGTTGGTCGAGCGTGGCGATGAGCAGCAGCGTAGGCTCATCGCGTTAAACGATCAGCTCGCACGACTTGGCTTCCTGAACGAAGACCGCGAACCGCTGTATCAGGACTTCCTGCGCGCCTGGCACGATCTGCGGTACGCAGACAGGCCACCACTCAGCCCCGCCGACGTGGAGGCAAGGCAGCGAGCCATGAAGACGTTGATCCAGAAGCTGACAATTTCGGAGGCCAAGCAGTGA
- a CDS encoding restriction endonuclease subunit S, whose protein sequence is MSEFEITPESLPSSWVVTNLGSVVDYGKTAKAEPSEIPGDAWVLELEDIEKDSSRILGRVTQSQRQSRSTKNRFNAGDVLYGKLRPYLNKVVIADEPGFCSTEIVPLSANPALDNRYLFHWLKHPAFLKYVEAASHGMNMPRLGTEAGRSAPLVVAPRREQTRIADQLDTLLARIQACNDSLDAIPALLNRFRQAVLQAAVSGEMTIGKEVGTAATTHQLVTLGEETLRIPSSWQVIDLGQAIDPARPLCYGVVQPGAEVSKGVPLIRVQDMEAGSVLESQLRTVSSEVDREYRRSRVVGGEVLISVVGTIGRTAVVPAGMKANIARAVARLACRDGVLNLWLHYWLSTESIQWHLLRSAKEVARKTLNLADLARIPLALPSPEEQALIVNRVLALFALADAIEARHAAAIALVQRLTPLTLAKAFRGELVQQDSYDEPASALLARITAHSATAPVTETRAPRRGRPPRAPKEAAAMTKSRQDDDVMNQPYLAGHLRRIGSPASAEVLFKLAELPVADFYKQLAWEVAEGHVKDNQTTLEPSHAAG, encoded by the coding sequence ATGAGTGAGTTCGAGATCACGCCGGAAAGCTTGCCGTCTTCTTGGGTAGTTACAAACCTGGGCTCAGTTGTCGACTATGGCAAGACTGCGAAAGCTGAGCCTTCGGAAATCCCCGGCGATGCCTGGGTGTTGGAACTGGAAGACATCGAGAAGGACAGCTCGCGCATCCTGGGCCGAGTCACCCAATCCCAACGCCAGTCCCGAAGCACCAAGAATCGATTCAATGCCGGGGATGTGCTGTACGGCAAGTTGCGCCCTTACCTCAACAAAGTGGTCATCGCGGACGAGCCGGGCTTCTGCAGCACTGAGATCGTGCCCCTGTCGGCAAATCCAGCACTGGACAATCGCTACCTCTTCCACTGGCTCAAACATCCGGCGTTCCTGAAATACGTGGAGGCCGCCAGTCATGGTATGAATATGCCGCGGCTTGGCACCGAAGCGGGTAGGTCCGCGCCCCTCGTGGTGGCGCCACGAAGAGAGCAAACCCGCATCGCCGACCAACTCGACACCCTGCTGGCCCGCATCCAAGCCTGCAATGACAGCCTGGATGCCATTCCGGCGTTGCTCAACCGGTTTCGGCAGGCGGTTCTGCAAGCGGCAGTCAGCGGAGAGATGACTATAGGAAAGGAAGTGGGGACTGCTGCGACAACGCACCAATTGGTTACGCTAGGCGAAGAAACTCTGCGGATTCCTAGTTCATGGCAGGTCATTGACCTTGGGCAAGCAATCGATCCGGCGCGGCCGCTCTGCTACGGCGTTGTTCAACCTGGCGCAGAGGTATCAAAAGGTGTTCCGCTGATTCGCGTCCAGGACATGGAAGCTGGGTCTGTACTGGAGAGTCAGCTTAGAACGGTTTCGTCAGAAGTCGACCGAGAGTACAGACGATCTCGTGTGGTAGGCGGAGAAGTCTTGATTTCGGTAGTGGGAACTATTGGAAGAACTGCCGTCGTCCCAGCGGGTATGAAAGCGAACATTGCACGTGCAGTAGCGCGCCTCGCTTGTCGAGATGGAGTACTGAATCTATGGCTTCACTATTGGCTTTCGACCGAGTCAATTCAATGGCACTTACTCCGCAGTGCGAAGGAGGTTGCAAGGAAAACGTTGAATCTTGCTGATCTGGCTCGTATCCCCTTGGCTTTACCGAGTCCAGAAGAGCAGGCGCTGATCGTCAATCGGGTTCTGGCACTCTTTGCACTCGCCGACGCGATCGAAGCTCGCCATGCCGCTGCCATTGCACTTGTCCAGCGTCTCACCCCGCTGACCCTCGCCAAGGCCTTCCGTGGCGAGTTGGTGCAGCAAGACTCGTATGACGAACCTGCCAGCGCGCTGCTAGCGCGAATTACTGCCCACAGCGCAACAGCGCCGGTTACTGAGACCCGAGCACCGCGCCGTGGCCGCCCGCCACGCGCTCCAAAGGAAGCCGCCGCCATGACCAAGAGCCGCCAGGACGATGATGTGATGAATCAGCCTTACCTCGCCGGGCACCTCCGGCGCATCGGTTCGCCCGCCAGCGCCGAGGTGCTGTTTAAGTTGGCCGAGCTGCCGGTGGCCGACTTTTACAAGCAACTGGCTTGGGAGGTTGCAGAGGGCCACGTAAAGGACAACCAGACCACCCTGGAGCCCAGCCATGCGGCTGGATAA
- a CDS encoding PDDEXK nuclease domain-containing protein, with translation MNTVTTSVAGAPPDNLHAELRALITASRQRLAGAVNAELTRLYWTVGQRLASEVLGGERAGYGARLLDQLGQQLAQEFGRGFESRNLRRMVKFAEAFPDAEIVSTLSTQLSWSHLVAIVALKTPEARAFYAQRAAQDGWSVRELNHQIERKAFERTEIAAAQTPVLAATPALVFKDPYFLDFLGLHQGHDEADLEAAILRQLEAFILELGRGFAFVERQKRMVIDGEDFYLDLLFFHRRLRRLVAIELKLGRFKAAHKGQMELYLKWLDKHERQTGEEAPIGLILCAESSREQVELLQMHKDGITVAEYWTELPPKAELEQQLHAALVEARERLARRGVLLESGDE, from the coding sequence ATGAACACGGTGACAACATCAGTAGCCGGTGCACCACCAGACAACCTGCACGCCGAGCTGCGCGCGCTGATCACCGCCAGCCGCCAGCGCCTGGCCGGTGCGGTCAATGCCGAGTTGACCCGGCTGTACTGGACCGTCGGGCAGCGCCTGGCCTCCGAAGTGCTGGGCGGCGAGCGTGCCGGCTACGGCGCCCGCTTGCTCGACCAGTTGGGCCAGCAGCTGGCGCAGGAATTCGGCCGCGGGTTCGAATCCCGCAACCTGCGCCGCATGGTGAAGTTCGCAGAGGCTTTCCCTGACGCGGAGATTGTGTCGACGCTGTCGACACAATTGAGCTGGAGCCACCTGGTAGCCATCGTGGCGCTCAAGACGCCCGAGGCTCGCGCCTTCTATGCCCAGCGCGCCGCGCAAGATGGATGGAGTGTGCGGGAGCTGAACCACCAGATCGAGCGCAAGGCCTTCGAGCGCACGGAAATCGCCGCCGCCCAGACCCCCGTGCTGGCCGCAACGCCTGCGCTGGTCTTCAAGGACCCGTACTTTCTGGACTTCCTGGGCTTGCACCAGGGCCATGACGAAGCCGACCTCGAAGCCGCGATCCTGCGCCAGCTCGAAGCCTTCATCCTGGAACTGGGGCGCGGCTTTGCGTTTGTCGAACGGCAAAAACGCATGGTCATCGATGGGGAAGATTTCTACCTCGACCTGCTGTTCTTCCACCGCCGGCTGCGCCGCCTCGTGGCCATCGAACTCAAGCTCGGCCGCTTCAAGGCCGCGCACAAGGGTCAGATGGAGCTGTATCTCAAATGGCTCGACAAGCACGAGCGCCAGACCGGTGAAGAAGCGCCCATTGGCCTGATCCTGTGTGCCGAGTCCAGCCGCGAGCAGGTGGAGCTGTTGCAGATGCACAAAGACGGCATCACCGTGGCCGAGTACTGGACGGAGCTGCCGCCCAAGGCGGAACTGGAGCAGCAGTTGCATGCGGCGCTGGTGGAGGCGCGGGAGCGGTTGGCGCGGCGGGGAGTTTTGTTGGAGAGTGGCGATGAGTGA
- a CDS encoding class I SAM-dependent DNA methyltransferase: MTNHSAALDIGAKLWSLCHVLRDDGVTYHQYLSELTYLLFLKMMKETGQEDRLKVWKRPKKSEPPVEQPGTRWDDLLNASTPERLDLYKEMLLDYGLRGRGAVQEIYANANTFITKPATLSKLVIDIDSLDWYSVDRDDLGDMYEDLLERNAGEKKSGAGQYFTPRHLIDSIVAVMQPQLGDVIQDPAAGTCGFLIAANNYLRHHNDFDSLTDAHQRRYAKDTFFGMELVQDTHRLALMNMLLHGIEGGVTYGDTLSDDHNQLPNATLILSNPPFGTKKGGGLPTRGDLTFETSNKQFAFLQHIYRALKPGGRAAVVLPDNVLFESNIGTEIRRDLMDKCNLHTILRLPTGIFYAQGVKTNVLFFTRGKTDKGNTKEVWVYDMRANMPQFGKRTPFTRDYFRTLPDTPAERSRDKFEDVFGDDPAGGPAALAARQDAGATGRWRRFTREQIAQRGDNLDISWLKDDSAEAADAQRDDPAMVARLLQRELGDAMAELRALLEELGEDPDAALDDLPLDEPQAVETQA, encoded by the coding sequence ATGACCAACCACTCTGCCGCGCTCGACATCGGCGCCAAGCTTTGGTCGCTGTGCCACGTGCTGCGTGACGACGGCGTCACGTACCACCAGTACCTGAGCGAACTGACCTACCTGCTGTTCCTGAAGATGATGAAGGAGACCGGACAGGAAGACCGGCTCAAGGTGTGGAAGCGACCCAAGAAGTCCGAGCCCCCGGTCGAACAACCCGGCACCCGCTGGGACGACCTGCTCAACGCCTCCACGCCCGAACGGCTCGACCTTTACAAGGAGATGCTGCTCGACTACGGCCTGCGCGGCCGCGGCGCCGTGCAGGAAATCTACGCCAACGCCAACACCTTCATCACCAAGCCCGCCACACTGAGCAAGCTGGTCATCGACATCGACAGTCTGGACTGGTACAGCGTGGACCGCGACGACCTGGGCGACATGTACGAAGACCTGCTGGAGCGGAACGCCGGCGAGAAAAAGAGCGGCGCCGGCCAGTACTTCACGCCAAGGCATCTGATCGACAGCATCGTTGCGGTGATGCAGCCGCAGCTGGGCGACGTGATCCAGGATCCGGCGGCCGGCACCTGCGGCTTCCTGATCGCTGCCAACAACTACCTGCGTCATCACAATGACTTCGACAGCCTGACGGATGCTCATCAGCGCCGCTACGCCAAGGACACCTTCTTCGGCATGGAGCTGGTGCAGGACACGCACCGCCTGGCACTGATGAACATGCTGCTGCACGGCATCGAAGGCGGAGTGACCTATGGCGACACGCTCAGCGATGACCACAACCAGTTGCCGAACGCCACGCTGATCCTCTCCAACCCACCCTTTGGCACCAAGAAAGGCGGCGGCCTGCCGACACGTGGCGACCTCACCTTTGAGACCAGCAACAAGCAGTTCGCCTTCCTGCAGCACATTTACCGTGCGCTGAAGCCGGGTGGGCGCGCCGCCGTGGTGCTGCCCGACAACGTGCTGTTCGAAAGCAACATCGGTACCGAGATCCGCCGCGACCTGATGGACAAGTGCAACCTGCACACCATCCTGCGCCTGCCTACTGGCATCTTCTACGCCCAGGGCGTGAAGACCAACGTGCTGTTCTTCACCCGCGGCAAGACCGACAAGGGCAACACCAAGGAAGTGTGGGTCTACGACATGCGCGCCAACATGCCGCAGTTCGGCAAGCGCACGCCCTTCACGCGTGACTACTTCCGCACATTGCCCGACACCCCCGCCGAGCGCTCGCGCGACAAGTTCGAAGACGTGTTTGGCGACGACCCCGCTGGCGGTCCTGCTGCGTTGGCCGCACGCCAGGACGCCGGCGCGACCGGCCGCTGGCGCCGCTTCACGCGCGAACAGATCGCGCAACGTGGCGACAACCTCGACATCAGCTGGCTCAAGGACGACAGCGCCGAAGCCGCCGACGCCCAGCGCGACGACCCGGCCATGGTGGCTCGCCTGCTGCAGCGCGAGTTGGGCGACGCCATGGCCGAATTGCGGGCCTTGCTGGAGGAATTGGGCGAAGACCCCGATGCGGCGCTGGACGACCTGCCCTTGGACGAACCGCAGGCCGTCGAGACCCAGGCATGA